The following coding sequences lie in one Alosa alosa isolate M-15738 ecotype Scorff River chromosome 21, AALO_Geno_1.1, whole genome shotgun sequence genomic window:
- the LOC125286485 gene encoding RING finger protein 148-like isoform X1 codes for MSWSGRRFFAWVCLMACVAECSGFILLYWTADVSVRVGNLTSKPCECGLYGQDSPLLGESGLVVLPNEDPQACNHTTFSVSQSPWIALIKRGNCTYKEKISAATKYNASAVVIYNLDGTGNETNTMSHSGTGGVVVVMIGNELGKDIASLVHAGHEVFMNIELGNPHGPWANPIWIYIMSFTFFAVTAVTMAYFTILSVKKIHQHIMLRREQNCRPYLEVTSRRALSLSGNKNSKRQLKSVAQKAIEKLKVRTLRKGDEEVGSDNHTCAVCIEGYKHLEPVMILTCGHFFHKPCIEPWLLEHRTCPMCKCNILGVKTVDEEVSVGSTPSPLDVRFYPDSRLSPFYENLDEVELSDPEEDTPPAQQTSQEPIEAGPKPEQNQGSTTEFHQIYDNLAFEGDSNKMDLK; via the exons atgagcTGGAGTGGGAGACGATTTTTTGCCTGGGTCTGCCTGATGGCTTGTGTGGCGGAGTGCTCCGGCTTCATCCTGCTTTACTGGACAGCCGACGTGTCGGTGAGAGTGGGGAACCTCACCTCGAAGCCATGCGAGTGTGGCCTGTATGGCCAGGACTCGCCGCTGCTCGGGGAGAGTGGTCTGGTGGTGCTCCCTAACGAGGACCCCCAGGCGTGCAACCATACCACCTTCAGCGTCTCCCAGTCGCCCTGGATCGCACTCATCAAGCGAGGAAACTGTACGTACAAAGAGAAGATCAGCGCTGCCACAAAGTACAATGCGTCCGCAGTGGTCATCTATAACCTTGATGGTACCGGCAATGAGACTAACACCATGAGCCACTCAG GCACTGGAGGGGTTGTTGTTGTCATGATTGGCAACGAACTCGGCAAGGACATCGCCAGTCTGGTCCATGCAGGGCATGAGGTCTTCATGAACATTGAGTTGGGCAACCCTCACGGGCCCTGGGCCAATCCAATCTGGATCTACATCATGTCCTTCACCTTCTTTGCAGTGACCGCCGTGACCATGGCCTACTTCACCATCCTCTCGGTGAAGAAAATCCACCAGCACATAATGCTGAGGAGAGAACAG AATTGCAGACCTTACCTTGAAGTTACAAGTCGCAGGGCTCTTTCCCTATCGGGCAACAAGAACTCCAAG AGACAACTGAAATCTGTGGCCCAGAAAGCGATTGAGAAGCTAAAGGTTCGAACTCTAAGGAAAGGAGATGAG GAGGTAGGGTCAGACAACCATACCTGCGCTGTGTGCATAGAGGGCTACAAGCATTTGGAACCAGTGATGATCCTAACCTGCGG TCACTTCTTTCACAAACCCTGCATTGAGCCGTGGCTGTTGGAGCATCGCACCTGTCCCATGTGTAAATGCAACATCTTGGGAGTGAAG ACGGTGGATGAGGAGGTCAGTGTCGGGTCCACTCCTTCACCACTAGATGTCAGGTTTTACCCAGACTCGCGGCTGAGCCCTTTTTATGAAAATCTTGACGAGGTGGAATTGTCAGACCCTGAGGAGGATACTCCACCAGCACAGCAGACGAGCCAGG AACCCATTGAGGCTGGACCGAAGCCAGAGCAGAACCAGGGTTCCACGACAGAGTTTCACCAGATCTATGACAACCTTGCTTTTGAAGGGGACTCCAACAAAATGGATTTGAAGTGA
- the LOC125286485 gene encoding RING finger protein 148-like isoform X2, whose protein sequence is MSWSGRRFFAWVCLMACVAECSGFILLYWTADVSVRVGNLTSKPCECGLYGQDSPLLGESGLVVLPNEDPQACNHTTFSVSQSPWIALIKRGNCTYKEKISAATKYNASAVVIYNLDGTGNETNTMSHSGTGGVVVVMIGNELGKDIASLVHAGHEVFMNIELGNPHGPWANPIWIYIMSFTFFAVTAVTMAYFTILSVKKIHQHIMLRREQRQLKSVAQKAIEKLKVRTLRKGDEEVGSDNHTCAVCIEGYKHLEPVMILTCGHFFHKPCIEPWLLEHRTCPMCKCNILGVKTVDEEVSVGSTPSPLDVRFYPDSRLSPFYENLDEVELSDPEEDTPPAQQTSQEPIEAGPKPEQNQGSTTEFHQIYDNLAFEGDSNKMDLK, encoded by the exons atgagcTGGAGTGGGAGACGATTTTTTGCCTGGGTCTGCCTGATGGCTTGTGTGGCGGAGTGCTCCGGCTTCATCCTGCTTTACTGGACAGCCGACGTGTCGGTGAGAGTGGGGAACCTCACCTCGAAGCCATGCGAGTGTGGCCTGTATGGCCAGGACTCGCCGCTGCTCGGGGAGAGTGGTCTGGTGGTGCTCCCTAACGAGGACCCCCAGGCGTGCAACCATACCACCTTCAGCGTCTCCCAGTCGCCCTGGATCGCACTCATCAAGCGAGGAAACTGTACGTACAAAGAGAAGATCAGCGCTGCCACAAAGTACAATGCGTCCGCAGTGGTCATCTATAACCTTGATGGTACCGGCAATGAGACTAACACCATGAGCCACTCAG GCACTGGAGGGGTTGTTGTTGTCATGATTGGCAACGAACTCGGCAAGGACATCGCCAGTCTGGTCCATGCAGGGCATGAGGTCTTCATGAACATTGAGTTGGGCAACCCTCACGGGCCCTGGGCCAATCCAATCTGGATCTACATCATGTCCTTCACCTTCTTTGCAGTGACCGCCGTGACCATGGCCTACTTCACCATCCTCTCGGTGAAGAAAATCCACCAGCACATAATGCTGAGGAGAGAACAG AGACAACTGAAATCTGTGGCCCAGAAAGCGATTGAGAAGCTAAAGGTTCGAACTCTAAGGAAAGGAGATGAG GAGGTAGGGTCAGACAACCATACCTGCGCTGTGTGCATAGAGGGCTACAAGCATTTGGAACCAGTGATGATCCTAACCTGCGG TCACTTCTTTCACAAACCCTGCATTGAGCCGTGGCTGTTGGAGCATCGCACCTGTCCCATGTGTAAATGCAACATCTTGGGAGTGAAG ACGGTGGATGAGGAGGTCAGTGTCGGGTCCACTCCTTCACCACTAGATGTCAGGTTTTACCCAGACTCGCGGCTGAGCCCTTTTTATGAAAATCTTGACGAGGTGGAATTGTCAGACCCTGAGGAGGATACTCCACCAGCACAGCAGACGAGCCAGG AACCCATTGAGGCTGGACCGAAGCCAGAGCAGAACCAGGGTTCCACGACAGAGTTTCACCAGATCTATGACAACCTTGCTTTTGAAGGGGACTCCAACAAAATGGATTTGAAGTGA
- the LOC125286449 gene encoding vacuolar ATPase assembly integral membrane protein vma21-like, with protein MDNYGKSSLAQPTPMAPDFRGNESSLVSALKTLLFFTILMVTVPIGLYFASKAYIFEGSMQMSSSDSYFYAAIVAVLAVHVVLALFVYVAWNEGSPPKRKEGKHD; from the exons ATGGACAACTACGGGAAATCTTCTCTGGCTCAACCGACTCCAATGGCTCCAGACTTCAGAGG AAATGAAAGCTCCTTAGTGTCTGCGCTGAAGACGCTGCTGTTTTTTACCATCCTAATGGTCACAGTACCAATTGGGCTATACTTTGCATCAAAAGCATATATATTTGAAG GCTCAATGCAGATGTCTAGTTCAGACAGCTACTTCTATGCAGCCATCGTGGCCGTGCTTGCCGTGCACGTGGTGCTTGCTCTGTTCGTCTACGTGGCCTGGAATGAGGGATCTCCACCAAAGAGGAAGGAGGGCAAGCATGACTAA